From Acipenser ruthenus chromosome 2, fAciRut3.2 maternal haplotype, whole genome shotgun sequence, a single genomic window includes:
- the LOC117408875 gene encoding NACHT, LRR and PYD domains-containing protein 3-like isoform X1 has product MTFSLTLKMAVKLTTIVTSLKIIIKIIGRAIIGRQMPLLLQAVPLHSSKDQKKTNVHMKDNSTMGDDNESHLTPHLRTLMKAENGSNIISPTIQGQNISNITINLTTNLGKSGGETQNSMTVSDKLLQDTKTIHKSMLRGKFECVHESIAKPGQQPLLNDLYTNVWITEGECGEINSEHEVRDIKAKMRKRTQVHSMKRKDIFKPLLDQKQVKTVLTKGIAGIGKTITVQKFILDWAAGLENQEFDLIFVFPFRELNLIKKEISLLEVVQQYYPHMKKDERILTADSVKSLFIFDGLDESKLLIDFYKCPPWLDEEKSTSLGVLLTNLIRGNLLPSASLWITSRPAATCQIPAVYISRVTEIQGFENPEKEEYFRKKCKNETLADKMVSYIRTQRSLYIMCYVPAFCWILATVLEQTLNTDHSGYIPRTLAEIYTNFLIVLLTFQNQKYEDQARWTSYSLLESNQKSILSLAQLAFENLERGDIIFYENELRKYHIDISKPSVYSGVCKDIFIENSTATQDKVYTFVHLTIQEYFAALHVFATYQNKKRNALKKKNISNTFPCAKSTPSLFDVYKSALDKSILSKNGHLDLFLRFLLGIGTDNNQKLLNGLFNPEDNSEDIKQICSYIKDLIRKDVSPERCINLFHCLNELNDSSLVEEIKMAINSRDLLKQRQTPSLYSGLAYILQMCEDETDELNLHRYHMSEEGVLRMLPVAKFYKRLVLEQCGITAEGGDSLAFTLSSHQSKIKELELGWNILEDSGVIQLCTGLIDPNCKLQKLGLKQCGLKSGCCKELASVLSTNHSHLRDLELRMNQIEDSGVKLLSAGLTHVNCKLQKLGLENCGLTSRCCEDLASLLCTNQSNLRVLELGKNVQLGDLGVKLLCAGLKDPKCKLKRLGLESCGLTSGCCEDLASVLCTNQSVLKELNLRMNQLGDSGVTLLSVGLSDPNCKLQALGLQFCSLTGRCCEALASALCTSQSNLRDLDLGANKLEDPGVKLISTGLRDPNCKLQKLKLGQCSISSVCCEDLFFAACANHSDLRELDLRDNEMCDLAVEYLSVALKDPHCKLQNICLLGSHLLSWTVKQELKSLLGELRCSGRDIIVQVNEDENKQNFQG; this is encoded by the exons ATGACTTTTTCACTGACATTAAAAATGGCGGTCAAGTTAACCACAATTGTGACttcactaaaaataataattaagataaTTGGGAGGGCAATAATTGGGAGACAAATGCCACTTTTGTTACAGGCTGTACCATTACATTCAAGCAAGGACCAAAAGAAGACTAATGTGCATATGAAAGACAATTCAACTATGGGGGATG aCAATGAAAGCCACCTAACTCCTCACCTACGCACTTTGATGAAAGCTGAGAATGGGAGCAACATAATTTCCCCTACCATACAAGGACAGAATATCAGTAATATTACAATCAACCTAACAACCAACCTTGGCAAGAGTGGag gtgAAACCCAGAATTCAATGACAG tttcagACAAACTTCTGCAAGATACCAAAACAATCCACAAATCTATGCTCCGAGGAAAGTTTGAATGTGTACACGAAAGCATTGCTAAACCAGGACAACAGCCTCTGCTGAATGACCTGTATACAAATGTTTGGATAACTGAGGGTGAATGCGGAGAGATTAATTCGGAACATGAGGTGAGGGATATAAAGGCCAAAATGAGAAAAAGAACGCAGGTCCATTCCATGAAACGGAAAGACATATTCAAACCCTTACTGGACCAGAAACAAGTAAAGACTGTGCTAACAAAGGGAATTGCTGGGATCGGAAAAACCATCACTGTGCAGAAATTCATACTTGATTGGGCAGCTGGACTGGAAAACCAAGAATTTGATCTTATATTTGTTTTCCCATTCCGTGAACTCAacttgataaaaaaagaaatcagtctACTGGAAGTTGTTCAGCAATACTACCCACACATGAAGAAGGATGAACGCATTTTGACAGCTGACTCTGTAAAATCATTGTTCATCTTTGATGGGCTGGATGAAAGTAAACTACTAATAGATTTTTACAAATGTCCACCGTGGCTAGATGAAGAAAAGTCAACTTCTTTAGGTGTTTTATTAACAAATCTGATTCGGGGAAACTTGCTTCCTAGCGCTTCCCTCTGGATAACTTCCAGGCCGGCAGCAACATGTCAGATTCCTGCTGTTTACATAAGCAGGGTGACTGAGATACAAGGATTTGAAAATCCAGAAAAGGAAGAGTACTTTAGGAAGAAATGCAAAAATGAAACACTGGCAGACAAAATGGTCTCATATATAAGGACACAGAGGAGTCTTTATATAATGTGCTACGTCCCTGCTTTCTGCTGGATATTAGCTACTGTTTTAGAGCAAACATTGAACACTGATCACAGTGGTTATATTCCTAGAACTCTGGCTGAAATTTACACAAATTTTCTAATAGTTTTACTAACTTTTCAGAATCAAAAATATGAGGATCAAGCGAGATGGACAAGCTACAGTCTACTGGAATCAAACCAAAAATCCATTCTTAGCTTGGCACAGCTGGCTTTTGAAAACCTGGAAAGAGGTGATATCATTTTTTATGAGAATGAGTTAAGAAAATATCATATTGATATAAGCAAGCCATCTGTTTACTCTGGAGTATGCAAAGACATTTTTATAGAAAATTCAACAGCAACTCAGGACAAGGTATATACCTTTGTACATCTGACAATCCAGGAATATTTTGCAGCTTTACATGTTTTCGCTACCTatcaaaacaaaaaacgaaatgcACTGAAGAAGAAAAACATAAGTAATACATTTCCTTGTGCTAAAAGCACACCTAGTTTATTTGATGTGTACAAGTCTGCATTGGATAAGTCAATCCTCAGTAAAAATGGTCACCTCGATCTTTTTCTCAGGTTTTTATTGGGCATTGGCACAGACAACAACCAAAAACTGTTAAATGGACTTTTTAACCCAGAAGACAATTCAGAGGATATCAAGCAGATTTGTAGCTACATTAAGGACTTGATCAGGAAGGATGTCTCACCAGAAAGGTGCATCAATCTTTTCCACTGTTTGAACGAATTGAATGACAGCTCTCTTGTGGAAGAGATCAAAATGGCCATAAACTCAAGAGATCTTTTAAAACAAAGGCAGACTCCTTCACTGTATTCAGGGCTTGCCTATATTTTGCAAATGTGTGAAGATGAAACAGATGAATTGAACTTGCACAGATACCACATGTCAGAAGAAGGTGTACTGCGAATGCTGCCTGTTGCTAAATTTTATAAAAGACTGGT GCTGGAGCAATGCGGCATCACAGCTGAAGGTGGTGACAGTCTCGCCTTCACTCTCAGTTCACACCAGTCAAAGATAAAAGAGCTGGAGCTGGGGTGGAATATCCTGGAGGATTCAGGAGTGATCCAGCTTTGCACTGGACTGATCGACCCAAACTGTAAATTACAGAAGCTGGG GTTGAAGCAATGTGGTCTCAAAAGTGGATGTTGTAAGGAACTTGCCTCTGTTCTCAGTACAAACCACTCACATTTGAGAGATTTGGAGCTGAGAATGAATCAGATagaggactcgggagtgaaactGCTGTCTGCAGGACTGACACACGTGAATTGTAAATTACAGAAACTTGG CCTAGAGAACTGTGGCCTCACATCACGATGCTGTGAGGATCTTGCTTCTCTTCTCTGTACAAACCAGTCAAACCTGAGAGTGCTGGAACTGGGAAAGAATGTTCAGCTGGGAGATTTGGGAGTGAAACTGCTGTGTGCTGGATTAAAGGATCCAAAATGTAAATTAAAGAGACTGGG GCTAGAGTCCTGTGGTCTCACAAGTGGATGTTGTGAGGATCTTGCCTCTGTTCTCTGTACAAATCAGTCAGTCCTGAAAGAATTGAACCTGAGAATGAACCAACTGGGGGATTCTGGAGTGACACTGCTGTCTGTGGGACTGAGTGATCCAAACTGTAAATTACAGGCACTTGG CCTACAGTTCTGCAGTCTCACAGGTAGATGTTGTGAGGCTCTTGCCTCTGCTCTCTGCACCAGCCAGTCAAACCTGAGAGACCTTGACCTGGGAGCAAATAAGCTAGAGGATCCAGGAGTAAAACTGATATCTACTGGGCTGAGGGATCCAAATTGTAAATTACAGAAACTGAA
- the LOC117408875 gene encoding NACHT, LRR and PYD domains-containing protein 3-like isoform X3, translating to MTFSLTLKMAVKLTTIVTSLKIIIKIIGRAIIGRQMPLLLQAVPLHSSKDQKKTNVHMKDNSTMGDDNESHLTPHLRTLMKAENGSNIISPTIQGQNISNITINLTTNLGKSGGETQNSMTVSDKLLQDTKTIHKSMLRGKFECVHESIAKPGQQPLLNDLYTNVWITEGECGEINSEHEVRDIKAKMRKRTQVHSMKRKDIFKPLLDQKQVKTVLTKGIAGIGKTITVQKFILDWAAGLENQEFDLIFVFPFRELNLIKKEISLLEVVQQYYPHMKKDERILTADSVKSLFIFDGLDESKLLIDFYKCPPWLDEEKSTSLGVLLTNLIRGNLLPSASLWITSRPAATCQIPAVYISRVTEIQGFENPEKEEYFRKKCKNETLADKMVSYIRTQRSLYIMCYVPAFCWILATVLEQTLNTDHSGYIPRTLAEIYTNFLIVLLTFQNQKYEDQARWTSYSLLESNQKSILSLAQLAFENLERGDIIFYENELRKYHIDISKPSVYSGVCKDIFIENSTATQDKVYTFVHLTIQEYFAALHVFATYQNKKRNALKKKNISNTFPCAKSTPSLFDVYKSALDKSILSKNGHLDLFLRFLLGIGTDNNQKLLNGLFNPEDNSEDIKQICSYIKDLIRKDVSPERCINLFHCLNELNDSSLVEEIKMAINSRDLLKQRQTPSLYSGLAYILQMCEDETDELNLHRYHMSEEGVLRMLPVAKFYKRLVLEQCGITAEGGDSLAFTLSSHQSKIKELELGWNILEDSGVIQLCTGLIDPNCKLQKLGLKQCGLKSGCCKELASVLSTNHSHLRDLELRMNQIEDSGVKLLSAGLTHVNCKLQKLGLENCGLTSRCCEDLASLLCTNQSNLRVLELGKNVQLGDLGVKLLCAGLKDPKCKLKRLGLESCGLTSGCCEDLASVLCTNQSVLKELNLRMNQLGDSGVTLLSVGLSDPNCKLQALGLQFCSLTGRCCEALASALCTSQSNLRDLDLGANKLEDPGVKLISTGLRDPNCKLQKLKAMTPGTVMLSLS from the exons ATGACTTTTTCACTGACATTAAAAATGGCGGTCAAGTTAACCACAATTGTGACttcactaaaaataataattaagataaTTGGGAGGGCAATAATTGGGAGACAAATGCCACTTTTGTTACAGGCTGTACCATTACATTCAAGCAAGGACCAAAAGAAGACTAATGTGCATATGAAAGACAATTCAACTATGGGGGATG aCAATGAAAGCCACCTAACTCCTCACCTACGCACTTTGATGAAAGCTGAGAATGGGAGCAACATAATTTCCCCTACCATACAAGGACAGAATATCAGTAATATTACAATCAACCTAACAACCAACCTTGGCAAGAGTGGag gtgAAACCCAGAATTCAATGACAG tttcagACAAACTTCTGCAAGATACCAAAACAATCCACAAATCTATGCTCCGAGGAAAGTTTGAATGTGTACACGAAAGCATTGCTAAACCAGGACAACAGCCTCTGCTGAATGACCTGTATACAAATGTTTGGATAACTGAGGGTGAATGCGGAGAGATTAATTCGGAACATGAGGTGAGGGATATAAAGGCCAAAATGAGAAAAAGAACGCAGGTCCATTCCATGAAACGGAAAGACATATTCAAACCCTTACTGGACCAGAAACAAGTAAAGACTGTGCTAACAAAGGGAATTGCTGGGATCGGAAAAACCATCACTGTGCAGAAATTCATACTTGATTGGGCAGCTGGACTGGAAAACCAAGAATTTGATCTTATATTTGTTTTCCCATTCCGTGAACTCAacttgataaaaaaagaaatcagtctACTGGAAGTTGTTCAGCAATACTACCCACACATGAAGAAGGATGAACGCATTTTGACAGCTGACTCTGTAAAATCATTGTTCATCTTTGATGGGCTGGATGAAAGTAAACTACTAATAGATTTTTACAAATGTCCACCGTGGCTAGATGAAGAAAAGTCAACTTCTTTAGGTGTTTTATTAACAAATCTGATTCGGGGAAACTTGCTTCCTAGCGCTTCCCTCTGGATAACTTCCAGGCCGGCAGCAACATGTCAGATTCCTGCTGTTTACATAAGCAGGGTGACTGAGATACAAGGATTTGAAAATCCAGAAAAGGAAGAGTACTTTAGGAAGAAATGCAAAAATGAAACACTGGCAGACAAAATGGTCTCATATATAAGGACACAGAGGAGTCTTTATATAATGTGCTACGTCCCTGCTTTCTGCTGGATATTAGCTACTGTTTTAGAGCAAACATTGAACACTGATCACAGTGGTTATATTCCTAGAACTCTGGCTGAAATTTACACAAATTTTCTAATAGTTTTACTAACTTTTCAGAATCAAAAATATGAGGATCAAGCGAGATGGACAAGCTACAGTCTACTGGAATCAAACCAAAAATCCATTCTTAGCTTGGCACAGCTGGCTTTTGAAAACCTGGAAAGAGGTGATATCATTTTTTATGAGAATGAGTTAAGAAAATATCATATTGATATAAGCAAGCCATCTGTTTACTCTGGAGTATGCAAAGACATTTTTATAGAAAATTCAACAGCAACTCAGGACAAGGTATATACCTTTGTACATCTGACAATCCAGGAATATTTTGCAGCTTTACATGTTTTCGCTACCTatcaaaacaaaaaacgaaatgcACTGAAGAAGAAAAACATAAGTAATACATTTCCTTGTGCTAAAAGCACACCTAGTTTATTTGATGTGTACAAGTCTGCATTGGATAAGTCAATCCTCAGTAAAAATGGTCACCTCGATCTTTTTCTCAGGTTTTTATTGGGCATTGGCACAGACAACAACCAAAAACTGTTAAATGGACTTTTTAACCCAGAAGACAATTCAGAGGATATCAAGCAGATTTGTAGCTACATTAAGGACTTGATCAGGAAGGATGTCTCACCAGAAAGGTGCATCAATCTTTTCCACTGTTTGAACGAATTGAATGACAGCTCTCTTGTGGAAGAGATCAAAATGGCCATAAACTCAAGAGATCTTTTAAAACAAAGGCAGACTCCTTCACTGTATTCAGGGCTTGCCTATATTTTGCAAATGTGTGAAGATGAAACAGATGAATTGAACTTGCACAGATACCACATGTCAGAAGAAGGTGTACTGCGAATGCTGCCTGTTGCTAAATTTTATAAAAGACTGGT GCTGGAGCAATGCGGCATCACAGCTGAAGGTGGTGACAGTCTCGCCTTCACTCTCAGTTCACACCAGTCAAAGATAAAAGAGCTGGAGCTGGGGTGGAATATCCTGGAGGATTCAGGAGTGATCCAGCTTTGCACTGGACTGATCGACCCAAACTGTAAATTACAGAAGCTGGG GTTGAAGCAATGTGGTCTCAAAAGTGGATGTTGTAAGGAACTTGCCTCTGTTCTCAGTACAAACCACTCACATTTGAGAGATTTGGAGCTGAGAATGAATCAGATagaggactcgggagtgaaactGCTGTCTGCAGGACTGACACACGTGAATTGTAAATTACAGAAACTTGG CCTAGAGAACTGTGGCCTCACATCACGATGCTGTGAGGATCTTGCTTCTCTTCTCTGTACAAACCAGTCAAACCTGAGAGTGCTGGAACTGGGAAAGAATGTTCAGCTGGGAGATTTGGGAGTGAAACTGCTGTGTGCTGGATTAAAGGATCCAAAATGTAAATTAAAGAGACTGGG GCTAGAGTCCTGTGGTCTCACAAGTGGATGTTGTGAGGATCTTGCCTCTGTTCTCTGTACAAATCAGTCAGTCCTGAAAGAATTGAACCTGAGAATGAACCAACTGGGGGATTCTGGAGTGACACTGCTGTCTGTGGGACTGAGTGATCCAAACTGTAAATTACAGGCACTTGG CCTACAGTTCTGCAGTCTCACAGGTAGATGTTGTGAGGCTCTTGCCTCTGCTCTCTGCACCAGCCAGTCAAACCTGAGAGACCTTGACCTGGGAGCAAATAAGCTAGAGGATCCAGGAGTAAAACTGATATCTACTGGGCTGAGGGATCCAAATTGTAAATTACAGAAACTGAA
- the LOC117408875 gene encoding NACHT, LRR and PYD domains-containing protein 3-like isoform X2, whose translation MKDNSTMGDDNESHLTPHLRTLMKAENGSNIISPTIQGQNISNITINLTTNLGKSGGETQNSMTVSDKLLQDTKTIHKSMLRGKFECVHESIAKPGQQPLLNDLYTNVWITEGECGEINSEHEVRDIKAKMRKRTQVHSMKRKDIFKPLLDQKQVKTVLTKGIAGIGKTITVQKFILDWAAGLENQEFDLIFVFPFRELNLIKKEISLLEVVQQYYPHMKKDERILTADSVKSLFIFDGLDESKLLIDFYKCPPWLDEEKSTSLGVLLTNLIRGNLLPSASLWITSRPAATCQIPAVYISRVTEIQGFENPEKEEYFRKKCKNETLADKMVSYIRTQRSLYIMCYVPAFCWILATVLEQTLNTDHSGYIPRTLAEIYTNFLIVLLTFQNQKYEDQARWTSYSLLESNQKSILSLAQLAFENLERGDIIFYENELRKYHIDISKPSVYSGVCKDIFIENSTATQDKVYTFVHLTIQEYFAALHVFATYQNKKRNALKKKNISNTFPCAKSTPSLFDVYKSALDKSILSKNGHLDLFLRFLLGIGTDNNQKLLNGLFNPEDNSEDIKQICSYIKDLIRKDVSPERCINLFHCLNELNDSSLVEEIKMAINSRDLLKQRQTPSLYSGLAYILQMCEDETDELNLHRYHMSEEGVLRMLPVAKFYKRLVLEQCGITAEGGDSLAFTLSSHQSKIKELELGWNILEDSGVIQLCTGLIDPNCKLQKLGLKQCGLKSGCCKELASVLSTNHSHLRDLELRMNQIEDSGVKLLSAGLTHVNCKLQKLGLENCGLTSRCCEDLASLLCTNQSNLRVLELGKNVQLGDLGVKLLCAGLKDPKCKLKRLGLESCGLTSGCCEDLASVLCTNQSVLKELNLRMNQLGDSGVTLLSVGLSDPNCKLQALGLQFCSLTGRCCEALASALCTSQSNLRDLDLGANKLEDPGVKLISTGLRDPNCKLQKLKLGQCSISSVCCEDLFFAACANHSDLRELDLRDNEMCDLAVEYLSVALKDPHCKLQNICLLGSHLLSWTVKQELKSLLGELRCSGRDIIVQVNEDENKQNFQG comes from the exons ATGAAAGACAATTCAACTATGGGGGATG aCAATGAAAGCCACCTAACTCCTCACCTACGCACTTTGATGAAAGCTGAGAATGGGAGCAACATAATTTCCCCTACCATACAAGGACAGAATATCAGTAATATTACAATCAACCTAACAACCAACCTTGGCAAGAGTGGag gtgAAACCCAGAATTCAATGACAG tttcagACAAACTTCTGCAAGATACCAAAACAATCCACAAATCTATGCTCCGAGGAAAGTTTGAATGTGTACACGAAAGCATTGCTAAACCAGGACAACAGCCTCTGCTGAATGACCTGTATACAAATGTTTGGATAACTGAGGGTGAATGCGGAGAGATTAATTCGGAACATGAGGTGAGGGATATAAAGGCCAAAATGAGAAAAAGAACGCAGGTCCATTCCATGAAACGGAAAGACATATTCAAACCCTTACTGGACCAGAAACAAGTAAAGACTGTGCTAACAAAGGGAATTGCTGGGATCGGAAAAACCATCACTGTGCAGAAATTCATACTTGATTGGGCAGCTGGACTGGAAAACCAAGAATTTGATCTTATATTTGTTTTCCCATTCCGTGAACTCAacttgataaaaaaagaaatcagtctACTGGAAGTTGTTCAGCAATACTACCCACACATGAAGAAGGATGAACGCATTTTGACAGCTGACTCTGTAAAATCATTGTTCATCTTTGATGGGCTGGATGAAAGTAAACTACTAATAGATTTTTACAAATGTCCACCGTGGCTAGATGAAGAAAAGTCAACTTCTTTAGGTGTTTTATTAACAAATCTGATTCGGGGAAACTTGCTTCCTAGCGCTTCCCTCTGGATAACTTCCAGGCCGGCAGCAACATGTCAGATTCCTGCTGTTTACATAAGCAGGGTGACTGAGATACAAGGATTTGAAAATCCAGAAAAGGAAGAGTACTTTAGGAAGAAATGCAAAAATGAAACACTGGCAGACAAAATGGTCTCATATATAAGGACACAGAGGAGTCTTTATATAATGTGCTACGTCCCTGCTTTCTGCTGGATATTAGCTACTGTTTTAGAGCAAACATTGAACACTGATCACAGTGGTTATATTCCTAGAACTCTGGCTGAAATTTACACAAATTTTCTAATAGTTTTACTAACTTTTCAGAATCAAAAATATGAGGATCAAGCGAGATGGACAAGCTACAGTCTACTGGAATCAAACCAAAAATCCATTCTTAGCTTGGCACAGCTGGCTTTTGAAAACCTGGAAAGAGGTGATATCATTTTTTATGAGAATGAGTTAAGAAAATATCATATTGATATAAGCAAGCCATCTGTTTACTCTGGAGTATGCAAAGACATTTTTATAGAAAATTCAACAGCAACTCAGGACAAGGTATATACCTTTGTACATCTGACAATCCAGGAATATTTTGCAGCTTTACATGTTTTCGCTACCTatcaaaacaaaaaacgaaatgcACTGAAGAAGAAAAACATAAGTAATACATTTCCTTGTGCTAAAAGCACACCTAGTTTATTTGATGTGTACAAGTCTGCATTGGATAAGTCAATCCTCAGTAAAAATGGTCACCTCGATCTTTTTCTCAGGTTTTTATTGGGCATTGGCACAGACAACAACCAAAAACTGTTAAATGGACTTTTTAACCCAGAAGACAATTCAGAGGATATCAAGCAGATTTGTAGCTACATTAAGGACTTGATCAGGAAGGATGTCTCACCAGAAAGGTGCATCAATCTTTTCCACTGTTTGAACGAATTGAATGACAGCTCTCTTGTGGAAGAGATCAAAATGGCCATAAACTCAAGAGATCTTTTAAAACAAAGGCAGACTCCTTCACTGTATTCAGGGCTTGCCTATATTTTGCAAATGTGTGAAGATGAAACAGATGAATTGAACTTGCACAGATACCACATGTCAGAAGAAGGTGTACTGCGAATGCTGCCTGTTGCTAAATTTTATAAAAGACTGGT GCTGGAGCAATGCGGCATCACAGCTGAAGGTGGTGACAGTCTCGCCTTCACTCTCAGTTCACACCAGTCAAAGATAAAAGAGCTGGAGCTGGGGTGGAATATCCTGGAGGATTCAGGAGTGATCCAGCTTTGCACTGGACTGATCGACCCAAACTGTAAATTACAGAAGCTGGG GTTGAAGCAATGTGGTCTCAAAAGTGGATGTTGTAAGGAACTTGCCTCTGTTCTCAGTACAAACCACTCACATTTGAGAGATTTGGAGCTGAGAATGAATCAGATagaggactcgggagtgaaactGCTGTCTGCAGGACTGACACACGTGAATTGTAAATTACAGAAACTTGG CCTAGAGAACTGTGGCCTCACATCACGATGCTGTGAGGATCTTGCTTCTCTTCTCTGTACAAACCAGTCAAACCTGAGAGTGCTGGAACTGGGAAAGAATGTTCAGCTGGGAGATTTGGGAGTGAAACTGCTGTGTGCTGGATTAAAGGATCCAAAATGTAAATTAAAGAGACTGGG GCTAGAGTCCTGTGGTCTCACAAGTGGATGTTGTGAGGATCTTGCCTCTGTTCTCTGTACAAATCAGTCAGTCCTGAAAGAATTGAACCTGAGAATGAACCAACTGGGGGATTCTGGAGTGACACTGCTGTCTGTGGGACTGAGTGATCCAAACTGTAAATTACAGGCACTTGG CCTACAGTTCTGCAGTCTCACAGGTAGATGTTGTGAGGCTCTTGCCTCTGCTCTCTGCACCAGCCAGTCAAACCTGAGAGACCTTGACCTGGGAGCAAATAAGCTAGAGGATCCAGGAGTAAAACTGATATCTACTGGGCTGAGGGATCCAAATTGTAAATTACAGAAACTGAA